The sequence GGTGATATCCAGGGATACCGGCTGGCGCTCCACCAGGCGCACACGCCGGATACGCGTCACCGGTTGGCCCAAGGGCTGGCGTAGACGCTCGGCTACGGTCGCGTCGGCCGGCAGGTGGACGAGGTCCAGCACCCGGTTCGAGGTTTCATGCCCGAGCTGCGCCATCGCCTCGCCGAATCCCTGTAGTCGCCCGAGCGCCTGGAAGGGCTTCGGCTTCGACACGAAAGCCCCCTTGCCCGGCACCTTGAAGATCAAGGTCTCCTTCTCGAGCTCCCCCAAGGCCTGCCTGACGGTGATCCGGCTCACCCCGTACTGCTGCATCAAGGTGCTCTCGGACGGCACCCGATCGAAGGGCTGGTAGGCCCCGCTGACAATCAGCGCCCGCAGTTCCTCACGGATGCGGGCATAGAGCGTCGGCTGGGGCGAGACCGCAAGCAGCGGGGCAGAGGACATGGCGGCAATGACCGGATATGACAGGCCATGTCAGTGCAGCTCGCATGCCAGAGGAGTCTCCGGCAGTGCTGAGGGCGGCAAGGGATTGATACGCAAGGAGAAGACGCGGGTTTGCGAGTTGCGCCCCGGACGGACCGCTGCAGAGTGGGTGTACAAATTGCAGCAGTTCGACTGTTCGAGTTGTTGAGAATCAAACAGGTGTTGCCCGACCCAACTCGTGCCTATTCGTGCCCCAGGTTCTGGGCCGAAGCGTGAAATTACTCACGCGACATGTATGACAACGGAGAGCCTCCTGGAGCCGATCGCTAGACTGCCCCGGTCCCGTCGGGACAACCGCAAAAGCGGTCGAGCACCTTTCCCCGCAAGGGTTTCTTCATGACAAAAAAACTCCGCACCTTGCTTGTTGCTGTTGGTTTGTGCGTCTGGAGCGGTTCGCTCTGGGCGAGCTTGATGGCGAGCACTACGGTCGATTTTTCCACCCTTGAAGTGCGCGTGACCGACACTAATCCGGACGATGGCATTGATGCCCGCATTGAATGGCTCGGAAGTGGCGCGAGCTGGACAAATGCCTGCCTGGACATGCCGGGCGACGGTCAATGTGATGGCTCCGTTGTGCCGTGGGGGTATGCCCCTAGCATCTATGGTCCGGTGTCTGTCTCGGCCGACATTGGTGGCATGCACGGCGAAGGGACCATCGACGGAGCGCTGCAGTACGCGATGATCCAGGGCCTGCCGGTCGAAGGGCAGCGTTCGGCCAATGCCGCTCGCTACGGACACTTCGAAGTGTACGGGGATGCCCGGGTCGAATTCCGGCTCGATTACACCCTGCGTACCGCCGCAGAGGGCGAAGATGCTTCTTTGGAGTCGCTAGCCTTCGTAGGAATCATGATCTGGCCGACGGACGGAGGCATGCTTGAAGTCAATGACATCCTGATGCGTCCTTTTGAGGGCAGTGACTTCCGCAGTGGCACCCTGGTCAGTGGAATCGATGCCCGGGATGGAGACTTCTACCCGATCCTGTTCC is a genomic window of Niveibacterium sp. SC-1 containing:
- a CDS encoding PEP-CTERM sorting domain-containing protein, with the protein product MTKKLRTLLVAVGLCVWSGSLWASLMASTTVDFSTLEVRVTDTNPDDGIDARIEWLGSGASWTNACLDMPGDGQCDGSVVPWGYAPSIYGPVSVSADIGGMHGEGTIDGALQYAMIQGLPVEGQRSANAARYGHFEVYGDARVEFRLDYTLRTAAEGEDASLESLAFVGIMIWPTDGGMLEVNDILMRPFEGSDFRSGTLVSGIDARDGDFYPILFHAHTHLKSYEEVAADVPEPGSLALSALALGVLGRFGRRRARK
- a CDS encoding GntR family transcriptional regulator, which codes for MSSAPLLAVSPQPTLYARIREELRALIVSGAYQPFDRVPSESTLMQQYGVSRITVRQALGELEKETLIFKVPGKGAFVSKPKPFQALGRLQGFGEAMAQLGHETSNRVLDLVHLPADATVAERLRQPLGQPVTRIRRVRLVERQPVSLDITYVPERIGRRLAQEDLAARDIFLILENDYGLALGHADLALEAVIAEATLAQELSLQAGSPVLRIERLTHTRDGQPLDFEYLYCRTDSFQYRMRIHRRA